One Actinoplanes missouriensis 431 DNA segment encodes these proteins:
- a CDS encoding FAD-binding protein produces the protein MREQLTNWAGNIVFGTDQVHRPKSVAEVQEVVASAAGRLRVLGSGHSFNRLADTTGALISLADLPRTVEIGPDRTSVRVDGGLRYGDLAAPLSEAGLAVHNLASLPHISVAGAVATATHGSGVRNGNLATAVSGLEIVRADGELVTLTRADADLAGAVVGLGALGVVTALTLDVSPAFDLRQYVYENLPAAALDDALDEILADGYSVSLFTRWTGPGIDQVWLKRHDPMPAGDFHGATLAGGPRHPVPGMPAENCTEQGGVPGPWHARLPHFRMEFTPSSGEELQSEWHVPRQHARAAIAAVAELRERVAAVLQVCEMRTIAADELWLSPNHRRDSLALHFTWIADTEAVLPVVADVERALAPFAARPHWGKIFTTAQADLRAAYPRFGDFAELVRRFDAKGTFRNEWLDGLLG, from the coding sequence ATGCGGGAGCAACTCACCAACTGGGCCGGCAACATCGTCTTCGGCACCGACCAGGTGCATCGACCAAAATCGGTCGCCGAGGTGCAGGAGGTGGTGGCCTCCGCCGCCGGGCGGCTGCGCGTGCTGGGCAGCGGCCACTCGTTCAACCGCCTCGCCGACACCACCGGCGCCCTGATCTCCCTCGCCGACCTGCCCCGCACCGTTGAGATCGGACCGGACCGGACCTCGGTCCGGGTCGACGGCGGCCTTCGTTACGGCGACCTGGCGGCGCCCCTGAGCGAGGCCGGCCTGGCCGTGCACAACCTGGCCTCGCTGCCGCACATCTCGGTCGCCGGCGCGGTCGCCACCGCGACCCACGGCTCCGGCGTACGCAACGGCAACCTCGCCACCGCCGTCTCCGGTTTGGAGATCGTCCGCGCCGACGGCGAGCTGGTCACGCTGACCCGTGCCGACGCCGACCTGGCCGGAGCCGTGGTCGGCCTCGGCGCGCTCGGCGTGGTCACCGCGCTCACCCTGGACGTGTCGCCCGCTTTCGACCTGCGGCAGTACGTCTACGAGAACCTGCCGGCCGCCGCCCTCGACGACGCGCTCGACGAGATCCTCGCCGACGGCTACAGCGTCAGCCTCTTCACCCGCTGGACCGGGCCCGGCATCGACCAGGTCTGGCTCAAGCGGCACGACCCGATGCCGGCCGGCGACTTCCACGGCGCGACGCTCGCCGGCGGGCCGCGCCACCCGGTGCCCGGCATGCCGGCCGAGAACTGCACCGAGCAGGGTGGCGTGCCCGGCCCCTGGCATGCCCGGCTGCCGCACTTCCGGATGGAGTTCACCCCGAGCAGCGGCGAGGAGCTGCAGTCCGAGTGGCACGTCCCGCGCCAGCACGCCCGGGCCGCCATCGCGGCGGTGGCCGAGCTGCGCGAGCGCGTCGCGGCCGTCCTCCAGGTCTGCGAGATGCGGACGATCGCCGCGGACGAGCTCTGGCTGAGCCCCAACCACCGGCGGGACAGCCTGGCGCTGCACTTCACCTGGATCGCCGACACCGAGGCGGTGCTGCCGGTGGTGGCCGACGTGGAGCGGGCGCTCGCGCCGTTCGCGGCCCGGCCGCACTGGGGCAAGATCTTCACGACGGCGCAGGCCGACCTGCGGGCCGCGTACCCCCGCTTCGGCGACTTCGCCGAGCTGGTCCGGCGCTTCGATGCGAAGGGCACGTTCCGCAACGAGTGGCTGGACGGGCTCCTGGGATAG
- a CDS encoding PadR family transcriptional regulator, protein MTEQPAHAYDLAGRLRDRSGRLPVTRSTVATLLKSMARSGLVTAREPGRVGNRPPRTVYETTSAGVADFHHRVESGLRDSPVASMDFVLAVGYAGVLSADRAALILEERAALLASSESDPSQGTLEAEYWRGMAAAEITWIRELARRIRTREITWGAKPALAGRANA, encoded by the coding sequence TTGACCGAACAGCCCGCGCACGCATACGACCTGGCCGGACGACTGCGGGATCGTTCCGGCCGGCTGCCGGTGACCCGCAGCACCGTCGCCACGCTGCTCAAATCCATGGCGCGGAGCGGGCTCGTGACGGCTCGCGAGCCGGGCCGGGTCGGCAACCGCCCGCCGCGGACCGTCTACGAGACGACATCCGCGGGCGTGGCGGATTTTCACCATCGGGTCGAGTCCGGCTTGCGTGACTCGCCGGTCGCCTCGATGGACTTCGTGCTGGCCGTCGGGTACGCCGGGGTGCTCTCCGCCGACCGCGCCGCGCTGATCCTGGAAGAGCGGGCGGCGCTGCTCGCGTCGTCCGAAAGCGATCCTTCACAAGGCACGCTGGAAGCCGAGTACTGGCGAGGCATGGCGGCCGCGGAGATCACCTGGATCCGGGAGCTGGCGCGGCGGATCCGGACCCGCGAGATCACCTGGGGAGCGAAGCCGGCGCTGGCCGGGCGGGCAAACGCCTGA
- a CDS encoding response regulator, which yields MASIVVAEDDTDIAELLATVLSNEGHSVRTASTGLDALALIADARPDLIILDHHMPGLSGLDVAARLRAEDPAGSTPVIMLSAAAPAAARGLVDVTISKPVRPKHLIEAARELLATRDAGEHASHDASTQLVDVGRLLAVSDYLTRPAQVAALDAFAEELTRLTGVPMAAITLVLNDSVVLAGSHGLPKWVREAGGVPVEWSPDTIVVSEDVPVLISDSSTSDDEYAGSPLFSISGIRSYASVPLNSAEGHVVGTLCVMDDEPGTCTEDTVQVLHSQRAPAVSLLSRAG from the coding sequence ATGGCGTCGATCGTGGTCGCCGAGGACGACACCGATATCGCCGAACTGCTCGCCACCGTGCTGAGCAACGAGGGCCACTCGGTGCGTACCGCGTCGACCGGGCTGGACGCGCTGGCCCTGATCGCTGACGCCCGTCCGGACCTGATCATCCTGGACCACCACATGCCCGGCCTGAGTGGCCTCGACGTCGCCGCGCGGCTGCGCGCCGAGGACCCGGCCGGGAGCACGCCGGTGATCATGCTGTCCGCCGCCGCGCCGGCTGCCGCCCGTGGCCTGGTCGACGTCACGATCTCCAAGCCGGTACGCCCGAAACACCTGATCGAGGCGGCCCGCGAGCTGCTCGCCACCCGTGACGCGGGAGAGCACGCGAGCCACGACGCGTCGACCCAGCTGGTCGACGTGGGTCGCCTGCTCGCGGTCTCCGACTACCTGACCCGGCCGGCCCAGGTCGCCGCCCTGGACGCCTTCGCCGAGGAGCTGACCCGGCTGACCGGCGTCCCGATGGCGGCGATCACCCTGGTCCTCAACGACAGCGTGGTGCTGGCCGGCTCGCACGGCCTGCCGAAGTGGGTCCGGGAGGCCGGCGGGGTGCCGGTGGAGTGGTCGCCGGACACCATCGTGGTGTCCGAGGACGTGCCGGTCCTGATCAGCGACAGCAGCACCTCGGACGACGAGTACGCGGGAAGCCCGCTCTTCTCGATCAGCGGCATCCGGTCGTACGCGAGTGTTCCACTCAACTCCGCCGAGGGTCACGTCGTGGGCACGTTGTGCGTGATGGACGATGAGCCGGGCACCTGCACCGAGGACACCGTGCAGGTCCTGCACTCGCAGCGGGCGCCTGCGGTGAGCCTGCTGTCCCGCGCGGGCTGA
- a CDS encoding MHYT domain-containing protein has protein sequence MAEIHHFDHGWVTPAVSYLLSVLGSLLGLTAAVRLRQSKSGGERAWWLTLAAVAIGATGIWSMHFVAMTGFSVTGTPIRYDIGLTIASAVIAFVAVGVGLAIALLGTAAPRTRILIGGVLAGLGVAAMHYTGMAAMRLRGEIHYSGREVALSVAIAVVAATVALWLTLVVKTPVVIFISALVMGVAVNGMHFTGMAAMSVLPEQSFGSVAGATASGLLVPIGAAVVFAVLGMVYALAAAPSEEDREAAAYLASRLESRPGPAAGTPPGQLWGQQPPARQGQPGQAAGRSTLGGGNWTYRDRDRAQ, from the coding sequence ATGGCGGAGATCCATCACTTCGACCACGGATGGGTGACTCCGGCGGTGAGTTATCTGCTCTCCGTGCTCGGCTCGCTCCTGGGGCTGACCGCCGCGGTGCGCTTGCGCCAATCGAAGTCCGGCGGTGAGCGGGCCTGGTGGCTGACGCTCGCCGCGGTGGCCATCGGTGCCACCGGCATCTGGAGCATGCACTTCGTCGCGATGACCGGCTTCAGCGTCACCGGCACCCCGATCCGGTACGACATCGGCCTCACCATCGCCAGCGCCGTGATCGCGTTCGTGGCGGTCGGGGTCGGCCTCGCCATCGCGCTGCTGGGCACCGCCGCGCCGCGTACCCGGATCCTGATCGGCGGTGTGCTCGCCGGCCTGGGTGTGGCCGCGATGCACTACACCGGCATGGCCGCGATGCGTCTCCGCGGCGAGATCCACTACTCGGGCCGCGAGGTCGCCCTCTCGGTGGCGATCGCCGTGGTCGCCGCGACGGTCGCGCTCTGGCTGACGCTCGTCGTCAAGACCCCGGTCGTCATCTTCATCTCGGCGCTGGTGATGGGCGTCGCGGTCAACGGCATGCACTTCACCGGCATGGCCGCGATGTCCGTGCTGCCCGAGCAGTCGTTCGGCTCGGTGGCCGGCGCGACCGCGAGCGGCCTGCTCGTCCCGATCGGCGCGGCAGTGGTCTTCGCCGTGCTCGGCATGGTGTACGCGCTGGCCGCCGCGCCGAGCGAGGAGGACCGGGAGGCCGCCGCGTACCTGGCGTCCCGGCTCGAGTCGCGTCCCGGGCCCGCCGCCGGCACCCCGCCCGGCCAGCTCTGGGGCCAGCAGCCACCGGCGCGGCAGGGGCAGCCCGGCCAGGCCGCCGGTCGCTCCACGCTTGGCGGCGGCAACTGGACCTACCGCGACCGCGACCGCGCACAGTAG
- a CDS encoding PRC-barrel domain-containing protein, which produces MSENGEDLGAPVSYLVLKEGIPVYDRSGDSVGTVEHVLADERQDVFHGLLLKTAAGHRFAGGDQVDGLFERGVIVSEPAARLAEPSADAPAGLAENRATALRKAWDWLIQPK; this is translated from the coding sequence ATGAGCGAGAACGGTGAAGACCTCGGCGCCCCGGTGTCCTACCTGGTCCTGAAGGAGGGCATCCCGGTCTACGACCGATCCGGCGACAGCGTCGGCACGGTCGAGCACGTCCTCGCGGACGAGCGCCAGGACGTCTTCCACGGGCTGCTGCTCAAGACCGCCGCCGGCCACCGCTTCGCCGGCGGTGACCAGGTCGACGGGCTCTTCGAGCGCGGCGTGATCGTCAGCGAACCGGCCGCCCGGCTGGCCGAGCCGAGCGCCGACGCGCCGGCCGGCCTGGCCGAGAACCGGGCGACGGCGCTCCGCAAGGCCTGGGACTGGCTGATCCAGCCGAAATAG
- a CDS encoding magnesium and cobalt transport protein CorA — MRGALGRLLENIVRTPKPAVQVPHGDPDAVVDCAVYAGGARRSGPRQIPYAEAARLAGRRGSFVWLGLHEPSRSTMTAVAEVFGLHELHVEQAVSGGHRPGVEVLGDVTRLVLRTARYVEHDELTATSEVVETGDVTILVGPAFAITVRQGPVGPLALVRRELESRPEVLRQGPWSVAYAVGSRMVDSYLDVAEHVEHDLDRIEEETFATVRSSEFAHIYQLKREMVEFKRAVLPLGEPMTRLLELRDVPAALRPYLVDVRGRLARAADRVGGFDELLNSILQARLAQVSVDQNHDMRKIAAWAAIAAVPTVIAGIFGMNFEVMPGLDSPYGFWGAMLAMVLIGGGVHRSLKKYGWL; from the coding sequence ATGAGAGGCGCGCTCGGCCGGCTGCTGGAGAACATCGTCCGTACCCCGAAGCCGGCCGTGCAGGTCCCGCACGGCGATCCGGACGCGGTCGTGGACTGCGCGGTCTACGCCGGCGGGGCGCGCCGGTCCGGCCCACGACAGATTCCGTACGCGGAGGCGGCTCGCCTGGCCGGCCGGCGCGGCAGCTTCGTCTGGCTCGGGCTGCACGAGCCGAGCCGGTCCACGATGACCGCCGTCGCCGAGGTCTTCGGCCTGCACGAGCTGCACGTCGAGCAGGCGGTGTCGGGCGGTCACCGGCCCGGCGTCGAGGTGCTCGGCGACGTGACCCGGCTGGTGCTCCGCACCGCCCGATACGTCGAGCACGACGAGCTGACGGCCACCTCCGAGGTGGTGGAGACCGGCGATGTGACGATCCTCGTCGGACCCGCGTTCGCGATCACCGTGCGGCAGGGCCCGGTCGGCCCGCTCGCCCTGGTACGCCGTGAACTGGAGTCCCGCCCCGAGGTGCTGCGGCAGGGCCCGTGGTCGGTGGCGTACGCGGTGGGCAGCCGGATGGTCGACAGTTACCTGGACGTGGCCGAACATGTGGAACACGACCTGGACCGGATCGAGGAGGAGACGTTCGCCACTGTCCGCTCCTCCGAGTTCGCCCACATCTACCAGTTGAAGCGGGAGATGGTCGAGTTCAAGCGGGCGGTTCTGCCGCTCGGCGAGCCGATGACCCGGCTGCTGGAGCTGCGCGACGTGCCGGCCGCTCTGCGTCCGTACCTTGTGGACGTGCGTGGCCGGCTGGCCCGCGCGGCGGACCGGGTCGGCGGCTTCGACGAGCTGCTCAACTCGATCCTGCAGGCCCGCCTCGCGCAGGTCTCGGTCGATCAGAACCACGACATGCGCAAGATCGCCGCGTGGGCCGCGATCGCCGCAGTGCCCACCGTGATCGCCGGCATCTTCGGCATGAACTTCGAGGTGATGCCGGGTCTCGACTCCCCATACGGCTTCTGGGGCGCGATGCTCGCCATGGTCCTGATCGGCGGTGGCGTACATCGCAGTCTGAAGAAGTACGGCTGGCTATGA
- a CDS encoding ABC transporter permease has product MSSLVTDTRVVFSRELRPVIRDPFSVIFSMVQPLFFLALFAPLLPGEESLQWFVPGIIVMSCLFGSSMTGSNLLFEMQTGSHERMLVTPLRRPALLIGRALKEIVPMIAQAALIVAVCIPFGFELHLPGTLIGLGILAGFCIGLGALSYTLALAAKNKEWLFWTVQQTLLFPLLLLAGVLLPIDNGPGWLQALSRANPMTYVVDAERALFAGDIWGRHTAEGLIAAVLVAALGLLVGVRAMQRSD; this is encoded by the coding sequence ATGTCATCGCTCGTCACCGACACCCGCGTCGTCTTCAGCCGCGAACTGCGACCGGTCATCCGCGACCCGTTCTCGGTGATCTTCTCGATGGTTCAGCCGCTCTTCTTCCTCGCGCTCTTCGCGCCGCTGCTCCCGGGCGAGGAGTCGCTGCAGTGGTTCGTCCCCGGCATCATCGTGATGTCCTGCCTCTTCGGCTCCTCGATGACCGGGTCCAACCTGCTCTTCGAGATGCAGACCGGCTCGCACGAGCGGATGCTGGTCACCCCGCTGCGCCGGCCCGCCCTGCTGATCGGCCGGGCGCTCAAGGAGATCGTCCCGATGATCGCGCAGGCCGCCCTGATCGTGGCCGTCTGCATCCCGTTCGGCTTCGAGCTGCACCTGCCGGGCACCCTCATCGGGCTCGGCATCCTGGCCGGCTTCTGCATCGGGCTCGGCGCGCTCTCCTACACGCTGGCGCTCGCCGCGAAGAACAAGGAGTGGCTCTTCTGGACGGTCCAGCAGACGCTGCTCTTCCCGCTGTTGCTGCTCGCCGGGGTGCTGCTGCCGATCGACAACGGGCCGGGCTGGCTCCAGGCGCTCTCCCGGGCCAACCCGATGACGTACGTGGTGGACGCCGAACGCGCCCTGTTCGCCGGCGACATCTGGGGCCGCCACACGGCCGAGGGACTGATCGCCGCGGTGCTTGTCGCGGCGCTGGGGTTGCTCGTCGGCGTGCGGGCCATGCAGCGCTCGGATTGA
- a CDS encoding ABC transporter ATP-binding protein — translation MIETRELTKMFKDVRAVDGINLTVARGELVALLGPNGAGKSTTLRMLTTLIPPTSGSAQVAGFDVVRRQRDVRLRIGYIGQGNGAGHSQRGRDELISQGRAYGMPVRAARTRAGELIDSLGLSDVADRTVSTLSGGQRRRLDIAMGLIHAPELLFLDEPSTGLDPQNRANLQEHIVRLRAEHGTTIVLTTHYLDEADSMAERVIVIDHGRIIADDTPQQLKAKHVGDRVILGFGSPVDAAQAAKALGAPVADGCVRLVAEDGPREAPRILDSLRSAGLAPDSIEVKRPTLDDVFLTLTGRSLREGGAADTEPELVEA, via the coding sequence ATGATTGAGACGCGAGAGCTGACGAAGATGTTCAAGGACGTCCGCGCGGTCGACGGCATCAATCTGACGGTGGCTCGCGGCGAGCTCGTCGCCCTGCTCGGGCCGAACGGCGCCGGCAAATCCACCACGCTGCGGATGCTCACCACGCTGATCCCGCCCACCTCGGGCAGCGCGCAGGTCGCCGGCTTCGACGTGGTCCGCCGGCAGCGCGACGTGCGTCTGCGGATCGGATACATCGGACAGGGCAACGGCGCCGGGCACAGCCAGCGCGGACGCGACGAGCTGATCAGCCAGGGCCGGGCGTACGGGATGCCGGTGCGCGCTGCCCGGACCCGGGCCGGCGAGCTGATCGACTCGCTGGGGCTGAGCGACGTCGCCGACCGCACCGTCTCCACCCTCTCCGGCGGCCAGCGTCGCCGCCTGGACATCGCGATGGGCCTGATCCACGCCCCGGAGCTGCTCTTCCTCGACGAGCCGTCGACCGGGCTGGACCCGCAGAACCGGGCCAACCTGCAGGAGCACATCGTGCGGCTACGCGCCGAGCACGGGACCACCATCGTGCTGACCACGCACTATCTCGACGAGGCGGACTCGATGGCCGAGCGGGTGATCGTGATCGACCACGGCCGGATCATCGCGGACGACACCCCGCAGCAGCTCAAGGCGAAGCACGTGGGTGACCGGGTGATCCTGGGTTTCGGTTCTCCCGTGGATGCCGCGCAGGCGGCGAAGGCGCTGGGGGCGCCGGTGGCTGACGGCTGCGTCCGGCTCGTCGCCGAGGACGGCCCGCGCGAGGCGCCGCGGATCCTCGACAGTCTGCGCTCCGCCGGCCTCGCCCCGGACTCGATCGAGGTGAAGCGCCCCACCCTGGACGACGTCTTCCTCACCCTGACCGGCCGCAGCCTGCGCGAAGGCGGCGCGGCGGACACCGAGCCCGAACTCGTGGAGGCCTGA
- a CDS encoding helix-turn-helix transcriptional regulator, whose translation MANTSARMLRLLSLLQTHRYWPGSELADRLEVSPRTLRRDVDRLRELGYPVDASRGVAGGYQLQAGAAMPPLLLDDEEAVAIAVGLRSAAAGAVAGFEETSVRALAKVIQLLPPRLRRRIDALQAVTAPGVLGGGPVLDAVTLTTIAMACRGEERLRFDYAPRDGEAMRRHVEPHRLVSLGRRWYLVAWDLDRGDWRSFRVDRLSGPSLTGARFRPRELPGGDPVVWLRSRLATIPSRYEVSVLIEAPEDTVRSFIGHWGAVTPVTASSCRLTMSVDDLGWPIMVLGVLSAPFVIESPAELRDRARRAGETLIRNTTVS comes from the coding sequence ATGGCGAACACGAGTGCCCGGATGCTGCGGCTCCTGTCGCTGCTGCAGACCCATCGTTACTGGCCCGGCTCGGAGCTGGCGGACCGCCTCGAGGTCAGCCCGCGGACCCTGCGCCGCGACGTCGACCGGCTGCGTGAGCTGGGCTATCCGGTTGACGCCAGCCGTGGCGTGGCAGGCGGTTACCAGTTGCAGGCCGGCGCGGCGATGCCGCCGCTGCTGCTCGACGACGAGGAGGCGGTCGCCATCGCGGTCGGGCTGCGTAGCGCCGCCGCCGGCGCGGTGGCCGGTTTCGAGGAGACTTCGGTACGAGCCCTCGCCAAGGTGATCCAGCTGCTCCCGCCCCGGCTACGCCGCCGTATCGACGCGCTCCAGGCGGTCACCGCGCCCGGCGTGCTCGGTGGCGGACCGGTGCTCGACGCGGTGACGCTGACGACGATCGCGATGGCGTGCCGGGGTGAGGAACGGCTGCGGTTCGACTACGCGCCGCGCGACGGCGAGGCGATGCGCCGGCACGTGGAGCCGCACCGGCTGGTCTCGCTCGGCCGCCGGTGGTACCTGGTGGCGTGGGACCTGGACCGCGGCGACTGGCGGAGTTTCCGGGTGGACCGGCTCAGCGGCCCGTCGCTCACCGGCGCGCGGTTCCGGCCGCGCGAGCTGCCGGGCGGCGATCCGGTGGTCTGGTTGCGCTCACGGCTGGCCACCATCCCGAGCCGTTACGAGGTGTCGGTGCTGATCGAGGCGCCGGAGGATACGGTCCGGTCCTTCATCGGCCACTGGGGCGCGGTGACGCCGGTGACCGCGTCGTCCTGCCGGCTCACCATGAGCGTGGACGACCTGGGCTGGCCGATCATGGTGCTCGGGGTGCTGTCGGCGCCGTTCGTCATCGAGTCACCGGCCGAGCTGCGCGATCGCGCCCGCCGGGCGGGGGAGACGCTGATCAGGAACACCACGGTGTCGTGA
- a CDS encoding GNAT family N-acetyltransferase, producing the protein MAEVRAAHATDVAAIHDICTKAFHATYQGVLPAGYIGRMLAEFYPPDRIAGRIAPDSPGWLGYQVVEEGGRVLGVAAGGLTAASAAELFMMYLEPSERGRGLGTLLLNRVTEQVRELGATELWVAAVVGNDLGVPFYEARGFTIQSKRRAYGSTDAEDVWSWLLRRSL; encoded by the coding sequence ATGGCTGAGGTACGGGCGGCGCACGCCACCGACGTCGCGGCGATCCACGACATCTGCACCAAGGCGTTCCACGCCACCTACCAGGGCGTTCTCCCGGCCGGTTACATCGGTCGCATGCTCGCCGAGTTCTACCCGCCGGACCGGATCGCCGGGCGGATCGCGCCGGACTCACCGGGCTGGCTCGGTTACCAGGTCGTCGAGGAGGGCGGCCGGGTGCTCGGCGTCGCCGCGGGCGGTCTCACCGCGGCGAGCGCGGCGGAGCTCTTCATGATGTATCTGGAGCCGTCGGAACGCGGCCGCGGCCTAGGCACCCTGCTCCTGAACCGGGTCACCGAGCAGGTCCGCGAGCTGGGCGCGACCGAGCTCTGGGTGGCCGCGGTGGTCGGCAACGACCTCGGGGTGCCCTTCTACGAGGCGCGCGGCTTCACGATCCAGAGCAAGCGCCGGGCCTACGGCTCCACGGACGCCGAGGACGTCTGGTCGTGGCTGCTGCGGAGATCCCTGTGA
- a CDS encoding GNAT family N-acetyltransferase, translating into MTITTRHGLLGDEQLLHDLAVRTFGLACPPSMAQADIDAFVAAHLSVDSFTRYLSDPNRIIVLVSEDDQPVGYSMLVCDRITDPDVAAVVDEATSIELSKFYLLAEAHGSGAAQALMTATLATAARTGAETCWLGVNQQNVRAAKFYAKHGFDIIGVKRFLVGSEWCDDHIRQRALSSRDG; encoded by the coding sequence ATGACGATCACCACGCGTCATGGCCTTCTCGGCGATGAGCAGCTTCTCCACGACCTTGCCGTCCGCACGTTCGGGCTGGCCTGCCCGCCGAGCATGGCGCAGGCGGACATCGACGCGTTCGTCGCGGCCCACCTCTCGGTCGACAGCTTCACCCGGTACCTGTCCGACCCGAACCGGATCATCGTGCTGGTGTCCGAGGACGATCAGCCGGTGGGTTACTCCATGCTGGTCTGCGACCGGATCACCGACCCGGACGTGGCAGCCGTGGTCGACGAGGCGACGAGCATCGAGCTGAGCAAGTTCTACCTGCTGGCCGAGGCCCACGGCAGCGGCGCGGCGCAGGCGCTGATGACCGCGACGCTCGCCACCGCGGCGCGGACCGGCGCGGAGACCTGCTGGCTCGGCGTGAACCAGCAGAACGTGCGAGCAGCGAAGTTCTACGCGAAGCACGGATTCGACATCATCGGGGTGAAACGGTTCCTGGTCGGCTCCGAGTGGTGCGACGACCACATCCGGCAGCGGGCTCTATCCTCGCGGGATGGCTGA
- a CDS encoding family 20 glycosylhydrolase has protein sequence MEKQFRVLRVRPLTKRLGDVIPHPASVRPAPAASFTITEGTGVTAVPEAAGVAAHLAAELARVTGGTIPIGPGGAIRLELDPSLPAEGYTCEITDDAVTLRGGTPQGLFWGVQTLLQLAPVLPGGVIEDAPRYEYRGAMLDIARHFFTADEIKAHIDLLVQFKINHLHLHLTDDQGWRLEIPGWPKLTEISGGAGTGVDGAGPGFLTLAEYTGIVDYAAARFVTIVPEIDMPGHVNAVHHAYPELTADGQPVPQRTDAEVGYSSLVAGKEETYAFVEDVIRTVADVTPGPYLHIGGDECLSTPAEDYRAFLGRVLPLPGKYGKRAIGWHEIAAVELPETAVVQFWRIEATDDDTARAAADGRRVIMAPADRTYLDMKYDADTRIGLDWAGHVDVRRSYEWDPADRLPGVPESALLGVEAPLWSETLRSVADVQYLTFPRLPAIAEVAWSPRSVRDWDSFRTRLAAFAPRWAAAGVSYHPSAEIPWP, from the coding sequence ATGGAGAAACAGTTTAGAGTCTTACGAGTGCGCCCTCTGACGAAGCGACTCGGCGATGTCATTCCTCACCCCGCCTCCGTGCGGCCGGCTCCGGCCGCATCGTTCACGATCACTGAGGGTACGGGTGTGACAGCCGTCCCCGAGGCCGCCGGCGTCGCCGCTCACCTGGCCGCGGAGCTCGCCCGGGTCACCGGCGGGACGATCCCGATCGGACCCGGCGGTGCGATCCGTCTCGAGCTCGACCCGTCGCTGCCCGCCGAGGGCTACACCTGCGAGATCACCGACGACGCGGTGACCCTGCGCGGTGGCACGCCGCAGGGCCTGTTCTGGGGCGTACAGACGCTGCTCCAGCTGGCGCCGGTCCTGCCCGGCGGGGTGATCGAGGATGCGCCGCGCTACGAGTACCGCGGCGCGATGCTCGACATCGCCCGGCACTTCTTCACCGCCGACGAGATCAAGGCGCACATCGACCTGCTCGTCCAGTTCAAGATCAACCATCTGCACCTGCATCTCACCGACGACCAGGGCTGGCGTCTGGAGATCCCGGGCTGGCCGAAGCTCACCGAGATCAGCGGGGGCGCGGGCACCGGGGTGGACGGCGCCGGGCCGGGCTTCCTCACGCTCGCCGAGTACACCGGGATCGTCGACTACGCGGCCGCCCGCTTCGTCACGATCGTGCCCGAGATCGACATGCCGGGACACGTGAACGCGGTGCACCACGCGTACCCGGAGCTGACCGCGGACGGGCAGCCGGTGCCGCAGCGCACCGACGCCGAGGTCGGATACAGCTCGCTGGTGGCCGGCAAGGAGGAGACGTACGCGTTCGTCGAGGACGTGATCCGGACGGTGGCCGACGTGACCCCCGGGCCGTACCTGCACATCGGCGGCGACGAGTGTCTCTCCACGCCGGCCGAGGACTACCGGGCGTTCCTGGGGCGGGTGCTGCCGTTGCCCGGCAAGTACGGCAAGCGGGCGATCGGCTGGCACGAGATCGCCGCGGTCGAGCTGCCGGAGACCGCTGTCGTGCAGTTCTGGCGGATCGAAGCCACCGACGACGACACGGCACGGGCCGCCGCGGACGGCCGGCGAGTCATCATGGCCCCGGCCGACCGGACGTATCTCGACATGAAGTACGACGCGGACACCCGGATCGGGCTGGACTGGGCCGGTCACGTCGACGTCCGCCGCTCGTACGAGTGGGACCCGGCCGACCGCCTGCCCGGTGTGCCCGAGTCGGCGCTGCTCGGTGTCGAGGCGCCGCTCTGGTCGGAGACCCTGCGCAGCGTCGCCGACGTGCAGTACCTGACGTTCCCCCGCCTCCCCGCGATCGCCGAGGTGGCCTGGTCACCCCGCAGCGTCCGGGACTGGGACTCGTTCCGCACCCGGCTGGCAGCCTTCGCCCCCCGCTGGGCAGCCGCCGGCGTCAGCTACCACCCGTCCGCGGAGATCCCCTGGCCCTGA